From one Desulfurobacterium thermolithotrophum DSM 11699 genomic stretch:
- a CDS encoding rhodanese-like domain-containing protein has translation MLKEKIMKMDIEFLASGGHKIGVDKFIELWKSGKAIMLDVRFKEEVNLCSFNFGINIPLDQLPQNLDKIPKDKLVATFCPEKIRATLAYAYLISEGFENVKILATSAADLADKIRPGLIRKLKESDR, from the coding sequence ATGCTGAAAGAAAAAATCATGAAGATGGACATTGAATTTCTAGCTTCAGGAGGACACAAGATAGGAGTCGATAAGTTCATAGAACTGTGGAAAAGTGGCAAAGCTATAATGCTTGATGTCAGATTTAAAGAAGAAGTTAATCTTTGTAGCTTTAACTTTGGAATTAATATTCCCCTTGACCAACTTCCTCAAAACCTTGACAAAATTCCAAAAGATAAACTTGTTGCAACTTTTTGTCCTGAAAAAATAAGAGCAACTTTAGCCTATGCTTATCTTATAAGCGAAGGCTTTGAGAATGTTAAAATTCTCGCTACTAGTGCTGCAGACCTTGCAGATAAAATTAGACCCGGACTTATTAGAAAGTTAAAGGAATCTGATAGATGA
- a CDS encoding ArsR/SmtB family transcription factor, which produces MKKFAEVLKTLGEENRLRIFKLLQERPAYVCEIAAVLGLSMGTVSSHLSRLKYLGIVKDEKEGIKIKYSLLEPTEPEIKAFIRFLKEIGEDWETIKKDRESLKRVKPEDVCKKLKTEQF; this is translated from the coding sequence ATGAAAAAATTTGCGGAAGTTCTTAAAACACTTGGTGAAGAAAACCGTCTAAGAATCTTTAAACTCCTTCAAGAAAGACCTGCCTATGTCTGTGAAATAGCAGCAGTTCTTGGCCTTTCTATGGGAACAGTATCATCCCATCTTTCAAGGCTTAAATACCTTGGAATAGTAAAGGATGAAAAAGAAGGCATTAAAATTAAGTATTCTTTATTAGAACCTACTGAGCCTGAGATAAAAGCCTTTATTCGGTTTTTAAAAGAAATTGGTGAAGATTGGGAAACTATCAAGAAAGATAGAGAAAGTCTTAAGAGAGTAAAGCCAGAAGATGTTTGTAAAAAACTTAAAACAGAACAGTTTTAG
- a CDS encoding carbonic anhydrase, which translates to MIDKVFVVRNIGNQIENSKGSVDYGIFYLKTPVLFILGHVNCGAIGTFLKGYEKELESIRNELDHLHIPLSKVNKSESFLKTWLEGVEKNVNWQVQIALERYKNYVEDGRLVVVGGIYDFANTYGKGYGRVVIININGETDSKKIQESEALRLIPNDLRKKIVI; encoded by the coding sequence ATGATTGATAAAGTTTTTGTAGTTAGAAATATTGGAAATCAAATTGAGAATTCCAAAGGTTCTGTTGATTATGGCATTTTTTACTTGAAGACTCCTGTTCTTTTTATTCTTGGCCATGTTAATTGTGGAGCTATTGGTACATTTTTAAAAGGTTATGAAAAAGAATTAGAAAGTATAAGAAATGAACTAGACCATTTACATATTCCCCTATCAAAAGTAAATAAGTCAGAATCTTTTTTAAAAACGTGGCTTGAGGGAGTTGAAAAAAACGTTAATTGGCAAGTTCAGATAGCTCTTGAACGTTATAAAAACTACGTAGAAGATGGTAGGTTGGTTGTAGTTGGTGGAATTTACGATTTTGCAAATACTTACGGAAAAGGCTACGGCAGAGTTGTAATCATAAATATCAATGGTGAAACTGATAGCAAGAAAATACAGGAAAGTGAAGCTTTAAGGTTAATTCCAAATGATTTAAGGAAAAAAATAGTAATTTAA
- the mtnP gene encoding S-methyl-5'-thioadenosine phosphorylase, translated as MKIGVIGGSGLYNIEGLTNVEEISLETPFGRPSDNYIHGKLAGKDVYFLPRHGRGHVYLPSEVPYRANIYGFKMLGVDCIISVSAVGSMKEEIRPGDFVIVTQYFDRTKNRPSTFFGNGIVAHVAFDKPTCELLNEIIYNACKEEGIPVHREGTYICIEGPQFSTKAESKIYRSWGVDVIGMTNIPEAKLAREAEIPYSAVALATDYDVWKEGEEVSVEKVLATMAKNIENAKKMLKRVIETLKPEDLENSPARTALVGAIQTKPEYITDEIRKRLELIIKDRV; from the coding sequence ATGAAAATAGGAGTTATTGGAGGAAGTGGACTTTACAACATTGAAGGGCTTACAAATGTTGAAGAGATTTCTCTTGAAACACCATTTGGAAGACCTTCTGATAATTACATTCACGGTAAGCTTGCAGGAAAAGATGTCTACTTTCTTCCAAGACACGGTAGAGGACACGTTTACCTTCCGTCCGAAGTTCCTTATAGAGCAAACATTTACGGTTTTAAAATGCTTGGAGTTGACTGCATAATTTCTGTTAGTGCTGTTGGTTCTATGAAAGAGGAAATAAGACCTGGAGACTTTGTAATTGTTACTCAATATTTTGACAGGACAAAGAACAGACCTTCAACCTTCTTTGGAAACGGAATTGTTGCTCATGTTGCATTTGATAAACCTACCTGCGAGCTTTTAAACGAAATCATTTACAACGCCTGCAAAGAAGAAGGAATTCCTGTTCATAGAGAAGGAACTTACATATGCATAGAAGGGCCTCAGTTTTCTACAAAAGCTGAGTCCAAAATTTATAGAAGCTGGGGAGTTGATGTAATTGGAATGACAAACATTCCAGAAGCTAAGCTTGCAAGAGAAGCTGAAATTCCATACTCAGCAGTGGCTCTGGCAACAGATTATGATGTCTGGAAAGAGGGAGAAGAGGTTAGTGTTGAAAAAGTCCTTGCAACAATGGCTAAAAACATAGAAAATGCTAAAAAGATGCTAAAAAGAGTTATAGAAACTCTTAAACCTGAAGACCTTGAGAATTCTCCAGCAAGAACGGCACTTGTTGGCGCTATACAGACTAAACCTGAATACATTACAGATGAAATTAGAAAAAGACTTGAACTAATAATCAAAGATAGGGTTTAA
- a CDS encoding dihydroorotate dehydrogenase, with protein MLKVKLFGVEFENPVWTASGTFGFGLEYASFVDLNKVGAVCVKGLSINPREGNEPPRIWETPCGMLNAIGLQNPGVKYFIEKIVPEVQKYKTKVIANIYGSTIEEYMAVAKELKGAPGVDAVELNISCPNVKKGGLAFGVDPVEAAKLTEAVKKSTDKPVIVKLSPNVTDIVEIAKSVESAGADALSAINTLLGMAIDIYKRKPRIKNKFGGLSGPAIKPVAVRMVYQVSKAVKIPVIGIGGISTWEDAVEFFLAGASAIQVGTANFFNPKAVEEIVKGLEDYLKEMGYSHISELVGDLREN; from the coding sequence ATGTTAAAGGTAAAATTATTTGGAGTGGAATTTGAAAATCCTGTTTGGACAGCGTCTGGGACGTTTGGTTTTGGACTTGAGTATGCTTCTTTCGTTGATCTAAATAAAGTTGGAGCAGTTTGCGTGAAAGGACTCTCTATAAACCCGAGGGAGGGAAACGAACCTCCAAGAATTTGGGAAACTCCCTGTGGAATGCTTAATGCAATAGGTCTTCAAAATCCAGGAGTTAAGTATTTTATTGAGAAAATTGTTCCGGAGGTCCAAAAGTATAAAACAAAAGTGATTGCAAACATTTACGGCTCAACAATTGAAGAGTATATGGCTGTTGCAAAAGAGCTAAAAGGTGCTCCTGGAGTAGATGCTGTAGAGCTAAATATTTCATGTCCAAACGTTAAAAAGGGTGGACTTGCCTTTGGTGTTGACCCTGTTGAAGCTGCAAAGCTTACAGAAGCAGTAAAGAAGAGTACTGACAAGCCTGTAATAGTGAAACTTTCACCGAACGTTACAGATATAGTAGAAATTGCAAAGTCTGTAGAGAGTGCTGGAGCTGATGCCCTTTCAGCTATCAATACACTTCTTGGAATGGCAATAGACATTTACAAGAGAAAGCCAAGGATAAAGAATAAATTTGGAGGTCTTTCAGGTCCTGCAATCAAACCTGTAGCAGTTAGAATGGTCTATCAGGTATCAAAGGCCGTAAAGATTCCCGTTATTGGAATAGGAGGGATTTCCACTTGGGAAGATGCAGTTGAATTTTTCCTTGCTGGTGCTTCTGCTATTCAAGTAGGAACTGCCAACTTCTTTAATCCAAAAGCAGTTGAAGAAATAGTAAAAGGATTAGAAGACTATCTAAAAGAAATGGGTTACTCTCATATTTCTGAGCTTGTGGGAGATTTAAGAGAAAATTAA
- a CDS encoding class I SAM-dependent RNA methyltransferase has product MKQKEKLFKIKIEKLVYGGKGLGRYNGRTIFVPQTVPGDVVLVEEVSRKSGYSEAIVKKLLESGESRIKPKCPYFGKCGGCDWQHIEYEAQVKFKRNILEENLQKIGRIKKPNIDEVIPSESGWNYRNRAQLKVKNGKVGFFAKGSHQVVDIERCFLLKEDIQDIMPKLKRLLEELPTEPSEFHIYSSSKNEVLLKIVYSGKFKKVNLTTEDVRKILEVNLVGFGIYKVCSDGYPERIKFFGRDFTYETVGKFKFRVSADSFFQVNRFQVFNLIDKVSKAAMEHQYNLAGDLYCGVGTLTIPVGRYVHRAFGVEANFSAISDALYNKDINGLRSVNFYCRETEEGLDIVKNHNPDFVVVDPPRSGLSQRVVRELANLPRLKKIVYVSCNPSTLARDIALFHQYGINMERAKLIDMFPQTYHVETIAFLRKVK; this is encoded by the coding sequence TTGAAACAGAAGGAGAAGCTGTTTAAGATTAAGATAGAAAAACTTGTATATGGTGGTAAAGGTCTTGGGAGATATAACGGTAGAACAATTTTTGTTCCTCAAACAGTTCCTGGAGATGTTGTTTTAGTAGAAGAAGTTTCAAGAAAAAGTGGGTATAGTGAAGCAATAGTTAAAAAACTTCTTGAGTCTGGAGAGTCAAGAATAAAGCCAAAGTGTCCTTATTTTGGTAAATGTGGAGGATGCGATTGGCAGCATATTGAATACGAAGCTCAAGTAAAGTTTAAGAGAAATATATTGGAAGAAAATCTTCAGAAGATCGGAAGAATAAAAAAACCTAATATTGATGAAGTTATTCCTTCTGAATCTGGCTGGAATTATAGAAATAGAGCTCAGCTGAAGGTAAAAAACGGAAAAGTTGGTTTCTTTGCAAAAGGAAGTCATCAGGTAGTTGATATAGAGAGGTGTTTTCTCCTAAAAGAAGATATTCAGGATATAATGCCTAAATTAAAAAGACTTTTAGAAGAACTTCCTACGGAGCCTTCAGAGTTTCATATTTACTCTTCATCAAAAAATGAAGTCTTATTGAAAATTGTTTATTCAGGCAAGTTTAAAAAAGTTAATTTAACTACCGAGGATGTTCGAAAAATTCTTGAGGTAAATCTTGTAGGATTTGGAATATACAAGGTTTGTTCAGATGGTTATCCGGAAAGAATAAAATTTTTTGGAAGAGATTTTACGTATGAGACAGTAGGTAAATTTAAGTTTCGAGTAAGTGCAGATTCTTTCTTTCAAGTAAATAGATTTCAAGTTTTTAATCTTATAGATAAAGTTTCTAAAGCAGCAATGGAACATCAATATAATTTAGCAGGGGATCTTTACTGTGGAGTTGGAACGCTAACAATTCCAGTAGGAAGGTATGTTCATAGAGCTTTTGGAGTTGAAGCAAATTTTTCTGCAATTAGTGATGCTCTTTACAATAAGGATATAAATGGCTTAAGAAGTGTAAATTTTTACTGTAGGGAAACAGAGGAAGGATTAGATATTGTAAAAAATCACAATCCAGATTTTGTTGTGGTTGATCCTCCAAGAAGTGGTTTGAGCCAAAGAGTAGTAAGAGAGCTGGCAAATCTTCCACGACTTAAGAAGATAGTTTATGTTTCTTGTAATCCTTCTACTTTAGCAAGAGATATAGCTTTGTTCCATCAATATGGAATAAATATGGAAAGGGCTAAACTTATAGATATGTTTCCCCAAACTTACCATGTTGAAACAATAGCTTTCTTGAGGAAGGTGAAGTGA
- a CDS encoding methyl-accepting chemotaxis protein yields the protein MKIKTKLVVSLVVEVLIIFFLTEFIHFKLEEFRSSNNLARTISKIEKDVVETKNLLLLKNENSQKEISSQIGKIIEEDLAKLSEFNNPKASEAYSILLSTISEIKKTNIDPKILISELTQKEKALEKLRFKVEKETDNILDFLSFFVRILPLFSLIIIGIGALSSYRAIVMPIQAMTRTMREIEQGKLTKKLSLNKDDELGLLAAEFDKFISWIKSTFEELEKLSAKVSTDASILIMELFNTDLKNNDIREKFIELSVSSEVLANSISDVNRLINTASKEVEDVDCETSRGAQIVSKSVNDVQELADKVIKLRSKIEELQQGSNKIQNVVETIKNIADQTNLLALNAAIEAARAGEAGRGFAVVAEEVRKLATRTVSSAEEIGNIVNDIIYMIEEFSQDLEERANEAMKVKGEMAKTEEVLVKIRSKVESLSEVTDNILFSLKQQLGALDTVRENVSSINDEMQKFNKVFERLEDRIYRTKASVKSVHENISRFDIGKLITIIKGMELFSDWVAKLPMAKELGQQILQFDDSEIKIWLQKELKNLQAEGITELANQLETVIESCFKISKEIISSIDNKESSVDKKFHELENKVMEVASLFEELLKKVENG from the coding sequence ATGAAGATAAAAACAAAACTAGTAGTTTCATTAGTAGTTGAGGTTTTAATAATATTTTTCTTAACAGAATTTATTCACTTTAAATTGGAAGAATTCAGGTCTTCTAATAACTTAGCTAGAACTATATCTAAGATAGAAAAAGATGTTGTTGAAACTAAAAATCTTCTCTTGTTGAAAAATGAAAATAGTCAAAAAGAAATCTCTTCTCAAATTGGAAAAATTATTGAAGAAGATTTAGCAAAATTATCTGAATTTAACAATCCAAAAGCATCAGAAGCTTATTCTATCTTGCTTTCTACAATATCTGAAATTAAAAAAACAAATATTGATCCAAAAATTTTAATAAGTGAGCTTACCCAAAAAGAAAAAGCTTTAGAAAAGCTCAGATTTAAAGTAGAAAAAGAAACCGATAACATCCTAGATTTTTTAAGTTTTTTTGTAAGAATTCTTCCTTTATTTAGTCTCATAATTATCGGAATAGGTGCCCTAAGTTCTTATAGAGCTATTGTTATGCCAATACAAGCAATGACAAGAACAATGAGAGAAATTGAACAAGGAAAGCTTACAAAGAAACTTTCTTTAAATAAAGATGACGAACTTGGACTCTTAGCTGCTGAATTTGATAAGTTCATATCGTGGATAAAGAGTACTTTTGAAGAACTTGAAAAATTATCTGCAAAAGTATCTACAGATGCAAGTATTCTTATAATGGAGCTCTTTAATACAGACCTTAAGAATAATGATATTAGAGAAAAGTTCATAGAACTTTCAGTTTCTTCAGAAGTCTTAGCAAATTCAATTTCTGATGTAAATAGGTTAATAAACACAGCAAGCAAAGAAGTAGAAGATGTTGATTGCGAAACCTCAAGAGGAGCGCAAATAGTCTCTAAATCTGTAAATGACGTTCAAGAACTTGCCGATAAAGTCATAAAACTGAGATCTAAAATCGAAGAACTTCAACAAGGTTCTAACAAAATTCAGAATGTTGTTGAAACTATTAAAAATATTGCAGATCAAACCAATCTTCTTGCTTTAAATGCAGCAATCGAAGCAGCAAGAGCTGGAGAAGCAGGTAGAGGATTTGCTGTTGTAGCTGAAGAAGTACGGAAACTGGCTACAAGAACTGTTAGTTCTGCAGAGGAAATTGGAAACATTGTTAATGATATTATCTACATGATAGAAGAATTTTCTCAAGACCTTGAAGAAAGAGCAAACGAAGCAATGAAAGTAAAAGGGGAAATGGCTAAAACAGAAGAAGTCCTAGTTAAAATACGTTCTAAAGTTGAATCTCTTTCTGAAGTTACAGATAACATTCTCTTTTCTCTTAAACAGCAACTAGGAGCATTAGACACTGTAAGGGAAAACGTATCTTCTATTAATGACGAAATGCAAAAGTTCAATAAAGTCTTTGAAAGATTAGAAGATAGAATTTATAGAACGAAAGCATCTGTAAAGTCTGTACACGAAAATATTTCAAGATTCGACATCGGAAAGTTAATAACTATTATTAAAGGTATGGAACTTTTCTCTGACTGGGTAGCCAAATTGCCAATGGCAAAAGAACTTGGTCAGCAAATACTTCAGTTTGATGATTCAGAAATAAAAATTTGGCTTCAAAAAGAATTGAAAAATCTTCAGGCAGAAGGTATAACAGAATTAGCAAACCAACTAGAAACAGTAATTGAAAGTTGTTTTAAGATATCAAAAGAAATTATATCTTCCATTGATAACAAGGAATCTTCTGTAGATAAAAAATTCCATGAATTAGAAAACAAAGTAATGGAAGTTGCAAGTTTATTTGAAGAACTTCTCAAAAAGGTAGAAAATGGTTAA
- a CDS encoding PilZ domain-containing protein: MVKNKRYDGIYFQEVNCKLGLKAFKVPMFFSFKVVDLENKQFIAKKFTPPGINNLIEKKEFLLIKEETENGNLVLIKALATKSLEDDSLIIELVGKPKEEKRFFNRYTFCPEYAGKFKAFKDSNYLGDVYIQDISLKGINLITSTPEFKNLETGTKLTIVQKTQILRVEVVRIQGKRTFISLGCKIEYSSFSIINFIFKHYVEFIKELLFKNT, encoded by the coding sequence ATGGTTAAAAATAAACGATACGACGGTATATACTTCCAAGAAGTAAATTGTAAACTTGGATTAAAAGCTTTTAAGGTTCCTATGTTCTTTAGTTTTAAAGTAGTGGATTTAGAAAATAAGCAATTTATTGCAAAAAAATTTACACCTCCGGGAATAAATAATCTTATTGAAAAAAAGGAGTTTTTATTAATTAAAGAGGAAACAGAAAATGGTAATTTAGTGTTAATAAAAGCTTTAGCAACAAAATCACTAGAAGATGATTCCTTAATCATAGAACTAGTGGGAAAACCCAAAGAAGAAAAAAGATTTTTCAATAGATATACTTTTTGCCCCGAATATGCAGGTAAGTTTAAGGCTTTTAAAGATAGTAACTACTTAGGGGATGTCTATATCCAAGACATAAGCTTGAAGGGGATAAACCTTATTACATCTACTCCAGAGTTTAAAAATTTAGAAACAGGAACAAAGCTGACAATTGTACAGAAAACCCAAATACTTAGAGTAGAAGTTGTAAGAATTCAAGGAAAGAGAACTTTTATATCTCTTGGATGCAAAATAGAATATTCCAGCTTTAGTATTATAAATTTTATTTTTAAGCACTATGTGGAATTTATCAAAGAGCTCCTTTTTAAAAATACCTAA
- the mqnC gene encoding cyclic dehypoxanthinyl futalosine synthase, producing the protein MDIIEKVITGRRITEEEALMLLGKFDLLTLGKLANYIRNKKHSAKEVTFVIDRNINYTNVCICKCRFCAFYRDKESPDAYVIDKDTLRKKIQETINLGGTAILLQGGLHPDLDIEFYEDLIRFIKSEFPQIHIHGFSAPEITHISKVSNLSVEEVLIRLKEVGLGSIPGGGAEILSDRVRERIAPNKTKTKEWLDVHKTAHRLGLRTTATMMFGSIDTDEDIVEHLRVIRRLQDETGGFTAFIPWSYQPNNTELGKEVTEKASGEKYLRVLAVSRIYLDNIDNIQASWVTQGGKMAQVALKFGANDFGSLMIEENVVAAAGVSYKLPLSEIVRLIKDAGYKPCQRDTLYRKIRYF; encoded by the coding sequence ATGGATATCATAGAAAAAGTTATAACTGGAAGAAGAATCACTGAAGAAGAAGCATTGATGCTGCTTGGAAAGTTTGATCTTTTAACTCTTGGAAAACTTGCAAATTACATTAGAAATAAAAAGCATAGTGCAAAAGAAGTTACTTTTGTTATAGATAGAAACATCAACTACACTAATGTTTGTATCTGTAAGTGTCGTTTTTGTGCTTTTTATAGGGATAAGGAATCTCCTGATGCTTACGTTATAGATAAAGATACTTTGAGAAAAAAAATACAGGAAACAATCAATCTTGGAGGGACAGCTATTCTTCTTCAAGGGGGACTTCATCCAGATCTTGATATAGAGTTTTATGAAGATTTAATAAGATTTATAAAATCCGAGTTTCCTCAAATTCACATCCATGGATTTTCAGCTCCAGAAATTACTCATATTTCGAAAGTTTCAAATCTTTCAGTTGAAGAAGTATTGATTAGGCTAAAGGAAGTTGGTCTTGGTTCTATTCCTGGAGGTGGAGCGGAAATATTGAGTGATAGAGTAAGAGAGAGGATAGCTCCAAATAAAACAAAAACGAAAGAGTGGCTAGATGTTCATAAAACAGCACATAGATTAGGCCTTAGGACAACAGCGACAATGATGTTTGGAAGTATCGATACAGATGAAGATATTGTAGAGCATTTAAGAGTTATAAGAAGATTGCAAGATGAAACAGGAGGATTTACGGCTTTTATTCCTTGGAGCTATCAGCCTAATAATACAGAACTAGGAAAGGAAGTAACGGAGAAAGCAAGTGGAGAAAAGTACTTAAGAGTTTTGGCAGTTTCAAGAATATACCTGGATAATATTGATAACATCCAAGCTTCGTGGGTCACTCAAGGCGGAAAGATGGCACAGGTAGCCTTAAAATTTGGTGCAAATGATTTTGGTTCATTAATGATTGAAGAAAACGTTGTTGCTGCTGCTGGAGTAAGCTATAAACTTCCTCTTTCAGAAATTGTAAGGCTTATAAAAGATGCTGGATATAAACCTTGTCAGAGAGATACTCTTTATAGAAAAATTAGGTATTTTTAA
- a CDS encoding ATP-binding protein, producing MNCPLCGGSGWIIENLNGQRKAVRCRCQFKNSISIFLKSSKIPVRYKNCKFSNFKPKTATQLRALKECEDFFYTFPFIEKGLLLYGTPGTGKTHLATATLKNIITYKGVRGIFCDFRNLLIDIKSTFETSESSTEILETVMRAPLLLLDDVGAERNTDWAKDILSTIINYRYVNSLPTIITTNLRFDLPTEESFSSKFDERTESRIYEMCKIIKVEGDDRRKESCI from the coding sequence TTGAACTGTCCATTATGTGGTGGCAGTGGTTGGATTATAGAAAATCTAAATGGTCAACGCAAAGCGGTAAGGTGTAGATGTCAATTTAAAAATTCTATATCCATTTTCTTGAAATCCTCAAAAATCCCTGTTAGATATAAAAACTGTAAGTTTTCAAATTTTAAACCTAAAACTGCAACTCAATTGAGAGCTCTAAAAGAGTGCGAAGATTTCTTCTATACTTTTCCTTTCATCGAAAAGGGACTTCTTTTATACGGAACACCAGGCACAGGAAAAACTCATCTTGCAACAGCAACTCTTAAAAATATCATAACTTACAAAGGAGTAAGAGGTATTTTTTGTGACTTTAGAAACTTACTAATAGACATTAAAAGCACATTTGAAACCAGCGAATCGAGTACTGAAATCCTCGAAACAGTAATGAGAGCTCCTCTTCTTCTTCTTGATGATGTTGGAGCAGAACGAAATACCGATTGGGCAAAGGACATACTTTCAACAATTATTAACTACAGATACGTTAATAGTTTGCCAACAATAATAACAACCAATCTACGATTTGATTTACCCACGGAAGAAAGTTTTTCTTCAAAGTTTGACGAAAGAACAGAATCAAGAATTTACGAAATGTGCAAAATCATAAAGGTGGAAGGCGATGACAGAAGGAAAGAAAGTTGCATATAA
- a CDS encoding NAD(+)/NADH kinase, producing MTEGKKVAYKNIGLIANPIKPKSGEGIERIIEKLKSYPVRLYTDEETCKLTGKECKPYVKIVDRLTLPDKVDVILVLGGDGTFLTVAKLVDKKPVPLLGINFGTLGFLTEIPIDGIEESLEKLLKGEFIVENRPVIRVKILRKNGHISIYRCVNEVAIKRDTLARIIEIEVEADGEYVTTFRGDGVIVATPTGSTAYSLSAGGPILMPTLSAMLLTPICPHTLTLRPLVLEGRICLSAKLKTESETVMVIFDGQEGIELRKGDVIEITRSPYDLLILRDPKKSYYQTLREKLKWG from the coding sequence ATGACAGAAGGAAAGAAAGTTGCATATAAGAACATCGGCTTAATTGCAAATCCTATTAAGCCTAAAAGCGGAGAGGGAATAGAAAGAATTATAGAAAAACTGAAAAGTTATCCTGTAAGACTTTATACAGATGAAGAAACTTGCAAATTAACGGGAAAAGAATGCAAACCTTACGTAAAGATAGTAGATAGATTGACACTACCAGATAAAGTTGATGTAATTCTTGTTCTTGGAGGAGATGGAACTTTTTTGACAGTTGCCAAACTAGTAGATAAAAAACCTGTTCCTCTTCTTGGAATTAACTTTGGAACACTTGGCTTCTTAACGGAAATTCCAATTGACGGAATAGAAGAAAGTCTTGAAAAACTTTTAAAAGGAGAGTTTATAGTAGAAAACAGACCCGTAATAAGAGTAAAAATTTTAAGGAAAAATGGGCACATATCTATCTATAGGTGCGTTAATGAAGTTGCCATAAAAAGAGATACTCTTGCAAGAATAATAGAAATTGAAGTTGAAGCTGATGGAGAATACGTAACAACCTTTAGAGGCGATGGAGTAATAGTAGCCACTCCTACAGGCTCAACTGCTTACTCTCTTTCTGCAGGAGGTCCAATTTTAATGCCAACTTTAAGTGCAATGCTATTAACTCCTATATGTCCCCACACTTTAACTTTAAGACCTCTCGTTCTTGAAGGAAGAATATGTCTATCTGCAAAACTTAAGACAGAAAGCGAAACAGTAATGGTAATTTTTGACGGTCAAGAGGGAATAGAACTTCGAAAAGGAGATGTTATAGAAATAACCCGTTCTCCTTATGACCTCCTTATACTGAGAGATCCAAAAAAATCCTACTACCAAACCTTAAGGGAGAAACTAAAATGGGGATAA
- a CDS encoding ATP/GTP-binding protein, translated as MGITAGIVAAFTLILLFNLNQGLKYPESSQCYKGKLYISNIGNPLPDKKDGNGYITLADLKGNILKRELISGLNAPKGISFADGKLFVADIDTVVVANPQNGKILKKIKIPQARFLYDTAYDGKGHVYVSDTQTNTIYRIDTKTYKVSLFIKSSELQGPKGIAFTRSGKMIVASWGGGKIIQIEHNKFKTLTTGLVNPNGVIVLDDNTILISDFSAGAIYKLKNGRIERLTLSSAPADIGYCKDKLFIPEPFLNNVKVFELKR; from the coding sequence ATGGGGATAACAGCAGGAATTGTTGCCGCTTTCACACTCATTCTTCTTTTTAACCTTAATCAAGGATTGAAGTATCCTGAAAGTAGCCAGTGTTATAAAGGAAAACTTTATATTTCAAATATAGGTAATCCTTTACCAGATAAAAAAGATGGAAACGGTTACATTACTTTGGCAGATCTTAAAGGAAATATCCTTAAGAGAGAATTAATTTCCGGACTTAATGCTCCAAAAGGAATTTCGTTTGCAGATGGAAAGCTCTTTGTAGCAGATATAGACACTGTAGTAGTTGCTAATCCACAAAATGGCAAAATTTTGAAGAAAATCAAAATTCCTCAAGCACGATTTCTCTACGACACAGCTTATGACGGGAAAGGCCATGTATATGTTAGCGATACACAAACAAATACTATATACAGAATAGATACAAAAACTTACAAAGTATCTTTGTTCATAAAAAGCTCTGAACTTCAAGGACCAAAAGGAATTGCTTTTACTCGTAGTGGAAAGATGATAGTAGCAAGTTGGGGTGGTGGAAAAATAATCCAAATAGAACACAACAAATTTAAAACCTTAACTACTGGTTTAGTTAATCCTAACGGAGTTATTGTTCTTGACGATAACACTATACTGATTTCAGATTTCTCTGCCGGAGCAATCTACAAACTAAAAAATGGTAGAATTGAAAGGCTAACTTTAAGTTCAGCTCCAGCAGATATTGGCTATTGTAAGGATAAACTGTTCATTCCTGAACCTTTTTTAAATAATGTTAAAGTATTTGAGTTGAAAAGATGA